In one uncultured Methanoregula sp. genomic region, the following are encoded:
- a CDS encoding PAS domain S-box protein, with protein sequence MLVLYVDDEPSLLELVKEFLEQNGEFTIDTATSASEALELLKRKNYDAIISDYQMPEGDGITFLKEIRSAGNRIPFIIFTGRGREEVVIQALNNGADSYLQKGGDPKPLFAELAHVVQRAVLMRRTLMTLAEQEQRYHDIQNATDLIQSVNPEGHFLFVNKKWTDTLGYSEKELENLTIFDIIHEDSRQHCMEIFPRVVHGEDVGIIEAVFRARDGTKVFIEGMATCQISDGKPLYTRGIFKDVTEKKKTESALIESEARYRNVVEDQTELISRCRPDWTHVFVNNAYCRYFSTSREEIIGRRIFPEIPPEDLSKIHEHFASLTRQQPVARISHRIFLPGGEVRWQEWTNRAIFDDSGTLIEYQSVGRDITDLKMAEQELLRKNEEIHAAYEQISAAEEELRGQYMELVSSEKRIRDSEEKYRTLFNNTSDEVYTHELQSDGMPGNFLEVNDIMCSKLGYSREELLGMTVRDIVSDSHKKMMGEIKEHFSETDVSTFYGEHKRKDGSVFPVEITIRRIRLSGKKIVLAAARDITDRRAAEEALREQEVMFRVIFDNSPYPISINNIPDGKFLAVNAAFLRSSGFSTAEILGKNPYELGLLSLIDYGRLGSHLVVKGKIENMPMVLTGKGGKRVHVLFSTLPVTINDHAAILTVTAEITKLKRVEEELLRKNEEINTAYQELKTTEDELRQNYDELSKKEQALKAGREEYRAMYNDNPIMLFTMNTDGIIISVNQFGAASLGYTIEELKGRPVLDVFYPDDRPAVTNQFRICLQSPGEIFSWQFRKIRKDNSLLWVDERARAVPGPDGTLTVLVVCQDITDQKRVQDELVLLKISVDAAYDEVFWLDFAGNILYANDAACRNTGYSWEEFRHMKIFALDPDYNPEIYEKAVSDLRANKSRFFTTRHRCKNGSLLDVEIMSVYVNKDNREYSFSFVRDITERKRTEQTLEVTNRKLSLLNSITRHDILNNITVLAGYLSLARESAVDPKMAKYLEKLETAKDNVVSQIEFTRIYQDLGTMAPIWQDLGRLMEKLPASPGLTLQAECKDVIVYADPILEKVFFNLLDNSVRHGKHVTLVRVSAHESPDGLIIAWEDDGTGIPENEKERIFIKGYGKNTGLGLFLSREILSITGMTIKESGTPGKGASFEITVPGNAYRIDHNRP encoded by the coding sequence ATGCTCGTCCTTTATGTAGACGATGAACCGTCCCTGCTTGAACTGGTAAAAGAGTTCCTTGAGCAGAACGGAGAATTCACCATAGATACTGCCACGTCTGCCTCTGAAGCTCTCGAACTCCTGAAAAGAAAAAACTACGATGCTATCATCTCCGATTACCAGATGCCCGAAGGGGATGGCATTACTTTTTTAAAAGAGATCAGATCAGCCGGCAACAGGATTCCGTTCATCATTTTCACCGGGCGGGGCCGGGAAGAAGTGGTAATCCAGGCCCTGAATAACGGGGCAGACAGTTATCTCCAGAAAGGAGGAGACCCCAAACCCCTCTTTGCCGAGCTGGCGCATGTCGTGCAGCGGGCAGTGCTGATGCGAAGGACCCTCATGACGCTTGCCGAACAGGAGCAGCGCTACCATGATATCCAGAACGCCACCGACCTTATCCAGAGTGTCAATCCAGAAGGCCATTTCCTGTTTGTCAACAAAAAATGGACCGATACCCTCGGCTATTCTGAAAAGGAACTGGAAAATCTGACAATATTTGATATCATCCATGAAGACAGTCGTCAGCATTGCATGGAGATCTTTCCCAGGGTAGTTCACGGGGAGGATGTCGGGATTATCGAGGCGGTCTTCCGGGCACGGGACGGGACGAAAGTCTTTATTGAGGGAATGGCAACCTGCCAGATCTCTGACGGGAAACCGCTTTATACACGGGGTATCTTCAAGGACGTAACAGAAAAAAAGAAGACGGAATCTGCCCTGATCGAGAGCGAGGCCCGGTACCGCAATGTGGTTGAAGACCAGACGGAACTAATCTCGCGCTGTCGGCCGGATTGGACACATGTCTTTGTCAACAATGCCTACTGCCGGTATTTCTCGACGAGCCGGGAGGAGATTATCGGCAGACGCATATTCCCGGAAATCCCCCCGGAAGACCTGTCAAAAATACATGAACATTTTGCCTCCCTTACGAGGCAGCAGCCGGTTGCCCGTATATCACATCGCATCTTCCTTCCGGGTGGAGAGGTAAGATGGCAGGAATGGACCAACCGGGCGATCTTCGATGATTCAGGGACACTCATAGAATACCAGTCGGTTGGGCGCGATATCACCGATCTGAAAATGGCAGAGCAGGAACTGCTCCGGAAGAACGAGGAAATTCATGCCGCATACGAGCAGATCTCTGCAGCCGAAGAAGAATTGCGCGGGCAATACATGGAACTTGTTTCAAGCGAGAAGCGGATCCGCGACAGCGAGGAGAAATACCGGACACTCTTCAACAATACCTCCGATGAAGTCTATACCCATGAACTACAGTCTGACGGTATGCCGGGAAACTTTCTTGAAGTCAATGACATCATGTGCAGTAAGCTGGGATACTCCCGGGAAGAACTGCTTGGCATGACGGTCCGCGATATCGTGTCTGATTCCCATAAGAAAATGATGGGAGAGATTAAAGAACATTTTTCAGAAACGGATGTATCAACCTTTTACGGCGAGCATAAACGGAAGGATGGATCTGTTTTCCCGGTTGAGATCACTATCCGGCGGATTCGTTTATCGGGAAAAAAGATCGTTCTTGCTGCTGCGAGGGATATCACCGACCGCAGGGCTGCAGAAGAAGCATTGCGCGAACAGGAAGTGATGTTCCGGGTTATTTTCGATAACAGCCCGTATCCCATTTCCATCAACAATATACCTGATGGCAAATTCCTTGCAGTCAATGCAGCATTTCTCAGGAGCAGTGGTTTTTCAACAGCTGAAATCCTTGGAAAGAACCCGTATGAGCTGGGTCTGCTCTCCCTGATTGATTATGGCAGGCTCGGTTCTCACCTGGTAGTGAAAGGAAAGATCGAGAATATGCCCATGGTCCTGACCGGGAAAGGTGGGAAACGGGTCCACGTCTTATTCTCAACTCTCCCGGTTACCATCAATGACCATGCAGCAATCCTGACCGTAACCGCAGAGATAACCAAGCTGAAAAGAGTCGAGGAAGAGCTTCTCCGCAAAAACGAAGAGATCAATACTGCATACCAGGAACTGAAAACTACTGAAGATGAGCTCCGGCAGAATTATGATGAGCTGAGCAAAAAAGAGCAGGCTCTCAAGGCCGGCCGGGAAGAGTACCGGGCAATGTACAATGATAACCCCATAATGCTCTTCACTATGAATACTGACGGGATTATCATATCAGTTAACCAGTTCGGGGCAGCTTCGCTCGGGTATACCATCGAAGAACTGAAGGGTCGGCCGGTACTGGATGTATTCTATCCCGATGACCGCCCGGCAGTTACCAACCAGTTCAGGATATGCCTGCAGTCGCCCGGGGAAATCTTTTCCTGGCAGTTCCGCAAGATCCGGAAAGACAACAGCCTTCTCTGGGTTGATGAGCGCGCCCGGGCAGTCCCGGGACCTGACGGGACTCTCACGGTTCTGGTTGTCTGCCAGGATATCACTGACCAGAAACGGGTGCAGGACGAACTTGTGCTCCTCAAAATCTCTGTTGATGCAGCCTATGACGAAGTATTCTGGCTCGATTTTGCAGGAAATATCCTGTACGCAAATGATGCGGCCTGCCGTAACACCGGTTATTCCTGGGAGGAATTCCGGCATATGAAAATTTTTGCACTGGATCCCGATTACAATCCGGAAATCTATGAAAAGGCAGTTTCTGATCTGAGGGCAAACAAGTCCCGCTTTTTTACAACGCGTCACCGGTGTAAGAATGGTTCCCTCCTCGATGTCGAGATTATGTCGGTTTATGTCAACAAAGACAACCGGGAATACAGTTTCTCCTTTGTACGCGATATCACGGAAAGGAAACGCACTGAACAGACACTTGAGGTGACAAACCGCAAGCTCAGTCTTCTCAACAGTATTACCCGTCATGATATCCTCAATAATATCACGGTTCTTGCCGGTTACCTCAGCCTGGCCCGTGAATCGGCGGTAGATCCGAAGATGGCGAAATATCTCGAAAAACTGGAAACTGCCAAGGACAATGTCGTCAGCCAGATCGAGTTCACGAGAATTTACCAGGACCTGGGTACCATGGCCCCCATCTGGCAGGATCTCGGGCGACTGATGGAAAAACTCCCGGCTTCACCCGGCCTGACCCTCCAGGCCGAATGCAAGGATGTCATCGTGTACGCTGACCCGATTCTCGAAAAAGTCTTTTTCAATCTTCTTGATAACAGCGTCCGGCACGGGAAACATGTAACACTCGTCCGGGTATCGGCACATGAATCTCCTGACGGTCTCATTATCGCGTGGGAAGATGACGGGACAGGCATTCCGGAGAATGAGAAAGAGCGGATATTTATCAAGGGGTACGGAAAAAATACCGGGCTTGGCCTCTTCCTCTCACGGGAAATCCTCTCCATTACCGGCATGACCATAAAAGAGAGCGGCACTCCCGGGAAAGGAGCCAGTTTTGAGATTACAGTACCCGGAAATGCGTACCGGATTGATCATAACAGACCGTGA
- the ilvB gene encoding biosynthetic-type acetolactate synthase large subunit, producing the protein MKTGAKILVESLQREGVETIFGYPGGVVLPIYDELYNSSLQHILVRHEQAAAHAADGYARASGRVGVCLATSGPGACNLVTGIATAYMDSVPIVALTGQVPTNLLGNDAFQESDITGITMPITKHNYLVKSAGDLSKVVQEAFYIAGTGRQGPVLIDIPKDVSTGLSEDVKLPEKVTLRGYNPTYKGHKRQIEKALELLGNAERPLIYAGGGVISSNASSELVEFATLASIPVTTTLMGIGCIPCHHPLNLGMLGMHGTEYANFAVTECDLMIAIGARFDDRVTGKIETFAPHARVIHIDIDPAEIGKNKRIDVPIVGDVKAVLKDMLAFMKKRDAHEIWLKKIKYWKQHHPLKCPSNGALHPQYIIRTLSELVKDKAVIVSEVGQNQMWTAQHFCFHNPRTWITSGGLGTMGYGLPAAMGVHYARPDVPVFDIAGDGSIQMNIQEFGTIASNKIPVKVVILNNMFLGMVRQWQELFYDHRYSYTELPPVDFVKIANAYGIEGMQVESPDEVLPALQASLDCDGPFIMDFRIEREENVFPMVPAGAAINEMIGGHPRI; encoded by the coding sequence ATGAAAACCGGGGCAAAAATCCTTGTCGAATCACTCCAGCGCGAAGGAGTCGAGACCATCTTCGGCTATCCTGGCGGAGTGGTGCTGCCAATCTATGATGAACTTTACAACTCGTCATTGCAGCATATCCTTGTACGGCACGAACAGGCTGCAGCGCATGCCGCGGACGGGTATGCAAGAGCAAGCGGTCGTGTAGGTGTATGCCTCGCCACATCCGGCCCCGGTGCATGTAACCTCGTTACCGGCATCGCTACGGCCTACATGGACTCGGTTCCCATAGTAGCGCTGACCGGTCAGGTACCGACAAACCTGCTGGGAAACGATGCTTTCCAGGAGTCGGACATCACCGGCATCACGATGCCGATAACCAAGCACAACTACCTGGTGAAAAGTGCAGGGGACCTCAGCAAGGTAGTCCAGGAAGCGTTCTATATTGCCGGTACCGGACGACAAGGGCCGGTCCTGATCGACATCCCAAAGGATGTCAGTACCGGCCTGTCCGAGGATGTGAAACTGCCGGAAAAAGTCACGCTCCGGGGTTATAATCCCACGTACAAAGGGCATAAGCGCCAGATAGAGAAAGCGCTCGAACTGCTTGGGAATGCCGAGCGCCCGCTCATCTATGCCGGCGGTGGAGTCATCTCATCGAATGCCTCTTCCGAACTGGTTGAATTTGCCACCCTTGCATCCATCCCGGTCACGACCACGCTGATGGGGATCGGGTGCATCCCCTGCCATCACCCGCTAAACCTCGGCATGCTGGGAATGCATGGCACGGAATACGCAAATTTCGCGGTAACGGAATGCGATCTCATGATCGCAATTGGTGCACGGTTCGATGACCGGGTAACCGGTAAGATCGAGACGTTTGCCCCGCACGCACGGGTTATCCATATCGATATAGACCCGGCCGAGATAGGAAAGAACAAGCGCATCGATGTGCCTATTGTTGGGGACGTGAAAGCGGTTTTAAAAGACATGCTGGCGTTCATGAAGAAACGGGATGCCCATGAGATCTGGTTAAAGAAGATCAAATACTGGAAACAGCACCACCCGCTCAAATGCCCGTCAAACGGTGCACTGCACCCGCAGTATATCATCAGGACCCTGAGTGAGCTTGTGAAAGACAAGGCAGTTATCGTGTCCGAAGTCGGGCAGAACCAGATGTGGACTGCGCAGCACTTCTGTTTCCACAACCCACGAACATGGATCACATCGGGCGGTCTTGGCACGATGGGGTACGGTCTTCCTGCTGCAATGGGCGTGCACTATGCCCGGCCGGATGTGCCGGTCTTTGATATTGCCGGCGATGGCAGTATCCAGATGAACATCCAGGAGTTCGGCACTATTGCTTCCAATAAGATCCCGGTGAAAGTTGTCATCCTCAACAACATGTTCCTCGGCATGGTGCGGCAGTGGCAGGAACTCTTCTATGACCACCGGTACTCGTATACCGAGCTCCCGCCGGTCGACTTCGTGAAGATTGCGAATGCCTATGGCATAGAAGGAATGCAGGTCGAATCTCCGGACGAGGTACTCCCGGCACTGCAGGCCTCACTTGACTGTGACGGACCGTTTATCATGGACTTCCGGATCGAACGCGAAGAGAATGTCTTCCCCATGGTCCCGGCCGGTGCTGCAATTAACGAGATGATAGGAGGGCATCCACGGATATGA
- a CDS encoding 4Fe-4S binding protein — translation MKRKIISIDETKCNGCGQCIPDCPEGALQIIDGKARLVSDLFCDGLGACIGTCPEGAISVIERDAVPYDEYAVMETIIKQGTPVIRAHLEHLAGHGQSAFYNQAIEFLIERSIPVPDHMPPEQKVRSVASCNTQAGRMGEGVCHAGPHEPRPFAACPGSAARSIPRERGMGLRQPSGDMTTSELRQWPIQLALLNPQAPYFDNADLLISADCVPFSYANFHAEFLKGRILIMFCPKLDPDIEGYIDKLTTIFSSHTIRSITLLHMEVPCCSGVRYVVDKALAKAGITIPVDERTITIDGSVR, via the coding sequence ATGAAACGTAAGATCATCAGTATAGATGAGACAAAATGCAACGGGTGCGGCCAGTGCATCCCGGACTGCCCGGAGGGAGCACTCCAGATTATTGACGGCAAAGCCCGGCTCGTGAGCGACCTTTTCTGCGATGGTCTCGGTGCCTGCATCGGCACCTGCCCGGAAGGTGCGATATCCGTAATCGAGCGGGATGCGGTTCCCTACGACGAGTACGCAGTGATGGAAACCATCATAAAACAGGGAACTCCCGTTATCAGAGCGCATCTCGAACACCTTGCCGGCCACGGGCAAAGCGCGTTCTATAACCAGGCCATCGAATTCCTGATCGAGAGAAGCATACCCGTACCCGACCATATGCCGCCGGAGCAAAAGGTAAGATCTGTCGCGTCCTGCAATACTCAGGCCGGCAGGATGGGAGAAGGGGTCTGCCATGCCGGGCCCCATGAACCCCGCCCGTTCGCTGCCTGCCCGGGATCTGCGGCCCGGAGCATCCCGCGGGAGCGCGGCATGGGGCTACGCCAGCCATCTGGCGACATGACGACATCAGAACTCCGGCAGTGGCCCATCCAGCTGGCGCTCTTAAACCCGCAGGCCCCATATTTCGATAACGCCGACCTGCTCATATCTGCCGACTGTGTGCCGTTTTCGTATGCAAATTTCCATGCAGAGTTCCTGAAGGGCAGGATCCTCATCATGTTCTGCCCGAAACTCGATCCAGATATTGAGGGATATATCGACAAACTCACCACAATTTTCAGTAGCCACACAATCCGGTCGATCACGCTTCTCCACATGGAAGTTCCCTGTTGTAGCGGAGTGCGGTACGTGGTGGACAAGGCGCTGGCAAAAGCAGGGATCACGATCCCGGTTGACGAGAGGACGATAACGATTGACGGTAGCGTCAGGTAA
- the ilvN gene encoding acetolactate synthase small subunit encodes MKPHTLSVLVENRAGVLSRVTGLFSRRGFNIESLAVGPCEEPDMSRITIVVIGDDMKIEQVMKQLNKLIEVIKVSDLTDSERVERELALIKVTAEPGTTRAEIMQIASIFRASIVDVGAKTLILQVIGDSDKIDALEKLLRQYGIKEFVRTGTVGILRGSKTVTSGK; translated from the coding sequence ATGAAGCCTCACACGTTATCGGTCCTTGTCGAGAACAGGGCCGGTGTCCTTTCACGGGTTACCGGGCTCTTCTCCCGGCGCGGGTTCAATATCGAGAGTCTTGCTGTTGGCCCCTGCGAAGAACCCGATATGAGTCGTATCACGATCGTTGTCATAGGGGATGACATGAAGATCGAACAGGTGATGAAGCAGCTCAACAAGCTCATCGAGGTTATCAAGGTCTCCGACCTGACGGACAGCGAGCGGGTTGAACGGGAGCTGGCTCTCATCAAGGTGACGGCAGAGCCCGGGACAACAAGGGCTGAGATCATGCAGATCGCCTCCATCTTCCGGGCCTCTATTGTTGATGTCGGGGCAAAGACCCTTATCCTCCAGGTTATCGGGGACAGCGACAAGATCGATGCCCTGGAAAAACTGTTGCGCCAGTACGGGATCAAGGAGTTTGTCCGCACGGGCACTGTCGGCATTCTCCGCGGTTCAAAGACGGTAACAAGCGGAAAATAA
- a CDS encoding type IV pilin N-terminal domain-containing protein, protein MIGMLLLVSVIACGIGMIAVIFSSQTLPQQIPAVNLRFSSAENYLTIYHMGGDTIPEGKYLVRINNKDISSGQLIKSPTSSGNWAPGETVTIAQPGLSPSSYIQVIYLNGDTQQVLATNSTA, encoded by the coding sequence ATGATAGGGATGCTTCTCCTTGTCTCTGTTATTGCTTGCGGCATTGGCATGATTGCCGTAATATTCTCTTCCCAGACCCTGCCGCAGCAGATCCCTGCCGTAAATCTCAGGTTCAGCTCGGCTGAAAATTATCTCACGATTTACCACATGGGGGGTGATACCATTCCCGAAGGAAAGTACCTTGTCCGGATCAATAACAAGGATATTTCATCGGGTCAACTGATCAAATCACCAACGTCCTCCGGCAACTGGGCACCGGGAGAAACAGTCACCATCGCACAGCCAGGACTTTCGCCGTCATCCTATATCCAGGTCATTTACCTGAATGGCGACACACAGCAGGTTCTTGCAACGAACAGCACAGCATAA
- a CDS encoding 2-isopropylmalate synthase, which translates to MSVLFVNNLRFLDTTLRDGEQTPGVSLNPEQKLEIATRLADIGIDVIEAGSAAASDGERNAIRLIAEAGLAPEICTFARALHVDIDFAADCGADSIHLVVPVSDLHIAKKMRKTRDEVAAMAMDAVEYAKDRGLIVELSGEDASRADQQFLRSLFVNGVEHGADRLCFCDTVGVLTPEKTAEFIPPLAKIAPLSIHCHDDLGFALTNTMAALKAGASCAHVTVNGLGERAGNTPFEEVVMVLEVLYGYPTRIRKELIYPLSSLVSRHTGVPLAVNKAIVGEMAFTHESGIHAHGVIREPSTYESVKPEMVGRKRRIVLGKHSGTASVEAALQEMNYKAEEPQVKEIVKRIKQLGDGGKRVTDADLMAVADAVLAIECKPVIKMRQFTATSGSHMIPTASVTLVVNGQEMTGAATGDGPVDAAMQVLRKCVSDVADIRLEEYHVDAIQGGTDALVEVTVRLSKDGKIITSRGARTDIIMASVEAMIAGMNRLLRDKT; encoded by the coding sequence GTGAGTGTTTTATTTGTCAATAACCTGCGTTTTTTAGATACAACATTACGGGACGGGGAACAGACTCCCGGTGTCTCGCTGAATCCTGAACAGAAACTGGAAATTGCAACAAGGCTCGCGGACATTGGTATCGATGTCATCGAAGCTGGTTCTGCTGCAGCATCTGACGGGGAGCGTAACGCAATCCGGCTGATCGCGGAAGCGGGTCTTGCACCGGAAATCTGCACGTTTGCCCGTGCCCTCCATGTTGATATTGATTTTGCTGCCGATTGCGGTGCAGACTCAATCCATCTCGTTGTCCCGGTCAGCGACCTGCATATCGCAAAAAAGATGCGGAAAACCCGTGACGAAGTAGCTGCAATGGCAATGGATGCCGTGGAGTACGCGAAAGACCGCGGGCTTATCGTGGAGCTCTCCGGAGAGGACGCATCACGGGCTGACCAGCAGTTCCTCCGCTCGCTTTTTGTAAACGGCGTGGAACACGGGGCTGACCGTCTCTGCTTCTGTGATACGGTAGGGGTGCTGACTCCGGAGAAAACAGCGGAGTTCATCCCGCCTCTTGCAAAGATCGCCCCGCTCTCCATCCACTGCCACGATGATCTCGGATTTGCCCTGACAAACACGATGGCTGCCCTGAAAGCCGGGGCCTCCTGTGCTCATGTAACGGTAAACGGACTCGGGGAGCGGGCAGGCAATACGCCGTTTGAGGAAGTAGTGATGGTACTCGAAGTGCTGTATGGCTATCCAACACGGATTCGCAAGGAGCTCATTTATCCCTTGTCCAGCCTGGTTTCCCGGCATACCGGCGTCCCGCTTGCCGTAAACAAGGCAATTGTGGGTGAGATGGCGTTTACCCACGAGAGCGGCATCCACGCACACGGGGTTATCCGCGAGCCATCCACGTATGAGTCAGTGAAACCCGAAATGGTAGGCCGCAAGCGTCGGATCGTGCTCGGCAAGCATTCCGGTACGGCATCCGTTGAGGCAGCCCTGCAGGAGATGAACTACAAGGCTGAGGAACCCCAGGTAAAAGAGATCGTCAAACGGATCAAGCAGCTGGGGGATGGCGGCAAACGGGTAACAGATGCCGATCTGATGGCCGTGGCCGACGCAGTTCTTGCGATTGAGTGCAAACCGGTCATCAAGATGCGGCAGTTCACTGCCACCTCAGGTAGTCACATGATCCCGACTGCGTCGGTCACGCTGGTCGTGAACGGACAGGAGATGACCGGAGCAGCAACCGGGGACGGGCCGGTGGATGCGGCCATGCAGGTCCTGCGCAAGTGCGTCAGCGATGTTGCAGACATCCGTCTCGAAGAATATCACGTAGACGCAATTCAGGGTGGCACGGATGCCCTGGTCGAAGTGACAGTAAGATTAAGTAAAGACGGGAAGATAATTACTTCACGCGGCGCCCGCACCGACATCATTATGGCAAGTGTCGAGGCGATGATCGCCGGCATGAACAGACTACTGAGGGACAAGACATGA